Proteins from a single region of Hydra vulgaris chromosome 12, alternate assembly HydraT2T_AEP:
- the LOC136087991 gene encoding aggrecan core protein-like: MLHVSNMQQLKCNKSGHLFTVGQEISDIPTVLEETSGIPTVLEATSDIPTVFEETSGIPTVMEEISDIPTVLEETSGIPTVLEATSHIPTVLEATSGVPTVLEETSDIPTVLEEISGIPTVLEATSDMPTVLEETSGIPTVLEEISDIPTVLEETSDIPTVLEETSGIPTVLEEISDIPTVLEETSDIPTVLEEISGIPTVLEATSDIPTVLEATSGIPTVLEETSDIPTVLEETSGIPTVLEETSDISTVLEATSDIPTVLESIAVNKILIFSYFIKIIFLYLNGFTVMITTN, translated from the coding sequence ATGCTGCATGTTTCAAACATGCAGCaattaaaatgcaacaaatcaggccatTTATTTACAGTAGGCCAAGAAATATCAGACATACCAACTGTTTTGGAAGAAACATCAGGCATACCAACTGTTTTGGAAGCAACATCAGACATACCAACTGTTTTTGAAGAAACATCAGGCATACCAACTGTTATGGAAGAAATATCAGACATACCAACTGTTTTGGAAGAAACATCAGGCATACCAACTGTTTTGGAAGCAACATCACACATACCAACTGTTTTGGAAGCAACATCAGGCGTACCAACTGTTTTGGAAGAAACATCAGACATACCAACTGTTTTGGAAGAAATATCAGGCATACCAACTGTTTTGGAAGCAACATCAGACATGCCAACTGTTTTGGAAGAAACATCAGGCATACCAACTGTTTTGGAAGAAATATCAGACATACCAACTGTTTTGGAAGAAACATCAGACATACCAACTGTTTTGGAAGAAACATCAGGCATACCAACTGTTTTGGAAGAAATATCAGACATACCAACTGTTTTGGAAGAAACATCAGACATACCAACTGTTTTGGAAGAAATATCAGGCATACCAACTGTTTTGGAAGCAACATCAGACATACCAACTGTTTTGGAAGCAACATCAGGCATACCAACTGTTTTGGAAGAAACATCAGACATACCAACTGTTTTAGAAGAAACATCAGGCATACCAACTGTTTTGGAAGAAACATCAGACATATCAACTGTTTTGGAAGCAACATCAGACATACCAACTGTTTTGGAGTCaatagctgttaataaaattcttattttttcttattttataaaaatcatatttcttTATCTAAATGGTTTCACAGTAATGATAactacaaattaa